The genomic DNA CGCGGCCAAGGCAGCGATCCTCAACCTGACCAAGGGTCTCTCGAAGACCTATGCGAAGCAGGGCGTCCTCGTGAACAGCGTCTCCCCCGCCTATATCGAGACGCCGATGACCGACGCGATGATGGAGAAGCGGGCGAAGGAGAACGGCACCTCCTTCGAGGAGGCCGTGCAGAGCTTCCTGAAGGAAGAACGCCCGACCCTGGAGCTCGCGCGCCGTGGCAGGCCGGGGGAGGTCGCGGCCACCATCGCTTTCCTCTGCTCCAATCTCGCCAGCTTCGTGAACGGCGCCAACTACCGGGTGGATGGCGGCTCGGTCGCCACGGTCTCGACCTGAGCTAACGCCGCTTCGGACCTGCCTCGCTGAGCGCCAGGTTCTGCTGCGCCAGATCGGCGGCCGCGCTCTCCGGGGCGGACTGGATCACGCTCTCCCAGTCCTCCCGCGCGCCGTCCAGGTCCCCGTTCAACTGGCGCAGGATGCCGCGTTCCAGCAGCGCCTCGGCATTGTCGGACTCGATGGTCAGCGCCCGGTCGATGGCGTGGAGAGCCTCCTGCGGCCGGTCGAGATGGCGCAGGGCGGCGGCCCGGAAGACCCAGGCATCGGGGCGGTCCGGGTCCAGCTCCGTGGCCCGCGTCGCATCGGCCAGGGAATCGGCGTAGCGCCCGAGGCTGCCGGAGGCGAGGGCCCGGTCCACCAGCAGGTCGGCAGTGTCCGGGGCCAGGGCTAGGCCCAGGGTCGTGGCGGCATAGGCACGGCCGGCATCGCCGATGGCCATCCAGGCCTGCCCCGCCTGCCCGTAGAGCACGGCGCGGGCGGTGTTGTTGAACCCCGTCTGCGCCGCCAGCGCCTCCAGCCGGGGAGCGGCCCTCTCGCCATCGCCCAGGGCCAGCAGGGCCAGGGCCTGGCAGTGGCGCGACCCGTTGCTCGTCCCTGCACGGTCCTGCCAGGCCTCGGCGAAGGCCAGCGCCCCCTGCGGATCGTCCGGGATCTGGTCCAGGCAGCGGAGATATTCCGGGCTGTCGTCCAGGCGCGGCGATTCGGGCGGCAGTGGCAGCACCTCCTCCGTCAGCGGGACGGGCGGGCGGCGCAGCAACTGCCAGCCTCCTCCGGCCAGGGCGGCCAGGAGGGCGGCGGCAAAGGCGCCCATCAGCACGGGTCGGAGGGACAGACTCATCCCTCCCATTCTAGAGCAGATGTCGGAAAGGCGGCATCGCCCGAAAGCGTGAATCTGCCGCCCGGCCCCTGGGCCGGGAAAGGCGCGCAGGGCGGCCCTAGCCAGCACCGGGGAGCCACGCCACATGGCCTTCCCGATGGTATCCGACGCTCCACCGAATCTCCTGATCCTGGGCCTGGGCTATGCCGGCGAGGCCATCGCCCGTGAGGCGCTGGCACGGGGTATCGCCGTCCGGGGCACGCATCGCCAGCCGGGGCAGGGGGCGGGAACGGGCTCCGTGCCAGCGATCCCCTTCGAGGCTGCCGGACCGGCGATCGTGGCCGCGACGCATCTCGTGGTCACCGCCCCGCCCGGGGAGGATGGCGACCCGGTGCTGGCGCGGCATGGCACGGCGCTTCGTGCCGGGCTGGAGGCGCGGCTGCGCTGGGTGGGCTATCTCTCCACCACGGGTGTCTACGGTGACCGGGGCGGCGCATGGGTGGATGAGGCGACCCCCCCCGCGCCGGGCCAGCCGCGTTCCCTGCGGCGGCTTCAGGCGGAACAGGCCTGGGAGGCCGCCCTGGCCGGCCATGCCCAGCTCGACATCTTCCGCACCGGCGGCATCTACGGCCCCGGGCGCAGCGCGCTGGACGAGGTCCTGGCCGGGAAGGCGCGGCGGGTGATCCGGCCGGGCCACGCCTTCGGGCGCATCCATCGCGACGATATCGCCCAGGCGGTGATGGCTGCGGCGGATGCCGGCGGCCCCGGGGCGGCCGTGTCCCGCGTGCTGCATCTGGTGGATGACGAACCGGCCGAACCGGCCCTGGTCATCGAGGAAGCGGCGCGGCTGCTCGGCCTGCCGCCGCCGCCCGCCCTGTCCTTCGATGAAGCCTGGGCGGGGATGTCCCCCATGGCGCGCTCCTTCTGGTCCGAGCATCGCCTCGTGGCCAATGCGCGGACCAAGGCGGCGCTCGGCCTGGAATGGCGCTATCCCAGCTACAGGGAAGGTCTGCGGCAGATCGCCGCGAAGCAGGGCCTCCACCCGGAGGGGTGAGGCTCAGGCCCCTTCCGGGCGGAGCAGGCCGTTCAGGCTGCGCCAGAGCAGGGCAAGATCGCCCGGGCGCGACAGGCGATGGTCGCCATCCTTCACCAGCGTGAGCGACACGGCAGGGCTTTCCACCGTCTCCACGATGCGCAGCGCATGCCGCCAGGGCACCTCGGCATCCTCCATGCCCTGGAGGAGCTTCACCGGGTTGGTGTAGCCCAGGGGTTGCCCCAGCAGCAGGTTGTTCCGCCCATCCTCCAGCAGCGCGGCGGTGAAGGGCATCGGGTCGCCATAGTCGGAGGGGCGGTAGGTCACGCCGTCGCGGGCCAGGGCGAGGCGGTCCTCCTCGGTCAGCTCCTGTGGGATCAGCGCCTCGGTGAAATCGGGCGCGGCGGCGATGCCCAGCACGCCGTGCACGCGCTCCTCGCCCCACAGCCTGGCCAGCAGCAGCGCGATCCAGCCGCCCATGGAGGAACCCACCAGGATCAGCGGCTCCTCCGGGGCACGGGCATCGATCACCGCCGCGGCGTCGCGGGTCCACTGGCTGATGGTGCCGTCCTCGAAGCGGCCGCCGCTGCTGCCATGGCCGGAATAGTCCAGGCGCAGATAGGCCTGCCCACGCTCGGAACAGCGCTCGCGCAGGTAGAGCGCCTTAGTGCCCTCCATGTCGGAGTGGTAGCCGCCGAGGAAGACCACCGTCGGCCCCGTGCCCTGCAAGGCGGCCCAGGCCAGTTCCACCCCGTCGCCGCGGTCGAGGCGGCCGAATTCTTCCATCATGATGCAGTCCTTGGCAGTCCACGGGCGGCCAGGGAGCGGAACAGGGCCCCGGCACCGAAGCGCCAGGGCGGGCACTCGTCCGTCCGCGCCACTTGGTTGCACAACGCGCCAAGACGCCCGGAGGCGATGCGGACCCTGTCGCCCCCGGCATGGGTGAAGCCACCGCCGGGCGTGGATCGGTCCTTGCTGGGCGAGAAGGGCGTGCCGAGGAAAAGCACGAACCCGTCCGGGTACTGGTGATGGGCATTGGCCGCCTGGGCCACCAGATCGGCCGGGTCGCGGCTGATCGAGCCGACCTGCCCGCTCTCGTCCAGGACGAAGCCGTCCTCCCCCTCGATTCGCAGCGCGATCTCCGCCCGGCGCACATCCTCCAGCGTGAAGCCGGCATCGAAGAGCCGCACCGCCGGGCCGAGGGCCGTGGCGGCGTTGTTGTCCTTGGCACGGCCGAGCAGCAGCGCCGAACGCCCCTCGATGTCACGCAGGTTCACGTCGTTGCCCAGGGTGGCGCCCAGGATCTCCCCCCGCGCGTTGACGCAGAGCACCGCCTCCGGCTCCGGGTTCGACCAGGCGGAGGCGGGATGCACGCCGATCGGCGCGGCGGGGCCGACCGCCGCCATGGGCTGGCACTTGGTGAAGACCTCGGCATCCGGCCCGATGCCGACCTCCAGGTACTGGCTCCACCAGCCCTTGGCGACGAGGGCCTCCTTCAGCCGCATCGCCTCCTCGCTGCCCGGCACCAGGGCGGCGAGATCCTCGCCGATGATGCCGCGCACCTCGGCCCGCACTGCCTCGGCGCGGGAGGCATCGCCGCGGCAGCGCTCCTCGATCACCCGTTCCAGCATGGAGCGCACATAGGTCACGCCGCAGGCCTTGATCGCCTGCAGGTCCACCGGGGCGAGGAAGCGGCCCTCCGCCAGCGCCGCCTCCGGGTCCAGCGCCAGGGGCTCGCCCCGCGCCTCGATCGCCGCCAGCGGGTCGGCCTCGTTCAGCCAGGCGCTGACCGTGCCGAAGGCGGGCGTCATGTCATAGGCCCGCCCCCGGCGCAGGGCGATGGCGACCGGCCCCTCCGGCGTGTCGAGCCGCAGCGCGAAATGGCCCTCGCGCCAGTCCTGCGGCAGGGTTGCCCGCATGGGGGCCGCCTGCATGGTGGCTGCCTGCATCGGTGCGTTCCTCTCTTGGCTTTTCAAGACTGTAGAGGCGGGGCGGGGGGCCGCCAAGCGGGCAGGGCGGCGCCGGACGGTTCCAAGCCCGCCGATTCCGCATTACAGCGGCGGCACGATGCCCGCTCCTCCCGCCATCCTCCAGGTCCTGCCCGCGCTGCATTCCGGCGGCGTGGAGCGCGGCACCGTGGAGATCGCCCAGGCCATCGCGCGGGCGGGCTACCGCGCCCTGGTCGCCTCGGCCGGCGGCGCGATGGCGCGAGAGGTCGAGGCGGTGGGCGGGCGCCACATCACCCTGCCGCTGGACCGGAAATCCCCCGCCGCGCTGGTCGCCAATGCCGGGGCGCTGGCCCGGCTGATCCGGGCGGAGGGGGTGCGGATCGTGCATGCGCGCTCCCGCTTCCCGGCCTGGTCCGCCTTCTGGGCCGCGCGGCGGACGGGCGCGCGCTTCGTCACCACCTATCATGGTGTGTACAGCGAGGATTTCCCGGGCAAGCGCCTCTACAACTCGGTCATGGTGCGCGGCGACCGGGTGATCGCCATCAGCGAGCATGTGGCCGAGGTGATCCGGCAGCGCCATGGCGTCGGGCCGGACCGGCTGCGGCTGATCCCGCGCGGGGTGGATGTCTCCGCCTTCGATCCCGACACCATCCCGGCGGAACGCGTCGCCGCACTGCGCGCCGCCTGGGGATTGCCACAAGGGGGCGTGCCGGACGGGCGCCCGTTGATGATGCTGCCCGGCCGCCTCAGCCGCTGGAAAGGGCAGGGCACCTTCCTCCAGGCCCTCTCGCGGCTCGGTGGGGACGGACCCACCGGCATCCTGGTGGGGGAGGGCGACTACCGCGCCGAGCTGGAGCGTGACGCTGCCGCGCTGGGCCTCGGGGACCGCCTGCTGCTGCCCGGCATCACTCGCGACATGCCGGCGGCGCTGATGCTGGCGGATCTGGCGGTGCATGCCAGCACCAAGCCGGAGCCCTTCGGCCGCACGGTGATCGAGGCCCAGGCCATGCGCGTGCCGGTGATCGCCGCCGATCTCGGCGCAC from Roseomonas gilardii includes the following:
- a CDS encoding tetratricopeptide repeat protein, which encodes MSLSLRPVLMGAFAAALLAALAGGGWQLLRRPPVPLTEEVLPLPPESPRLDDSPEYLRCLDQIPDDPQGALAFAEAWQDRAGTSNGSRHCQALALLALGDGERAAPRLEALAAQTGFNNTARAVLYGQAGQAWMAIGDAGRAYAATTLGLALAPDTADLLVDRALASGSLGRYADSLADATRATELDPDRPDAWVFRAAALRHLDRPQEALHAIDRALTIESDNAEALLERGILRQLNGDLDGAREDWESVIQSAPESAAADLAQQNLALSEAGPKRR
- a CDS encoding SDR family NAD(P)-dependent oxidoreductase; the protein is MAFPMVSDAPPNLLILGLGYAGEAIAREALARGIAVRGTHRQPGQGAGTGSVPAIPFEAAGPAIVAATHLVVTAPPGEDGDPVLARHGTALRAGLEARLRWVGYLSTTGVYGDRGGAWVDEATPPAPGQPRSLRRLQAEQAWEAALAGHAQLDIFRTGGIYGPGRSALDEVLAGKARRVIRPGHAFGRIHRDDIAQAVMAAADAGGPGAAVSRVLHLVDDEPAEPALVIEEAARLLGLPPPPALSFDEAWAGMSPMARSFWSEHRLVANARTKAALGLEWRYPSYREGLRQIAAKQGLHPEG
- a CDS encoding alpha/beta hydrolase; this encodes MMEEFGRLDRGDGVELAWAALQGTGPTVVFLGGYHSDMEGTKALYLRERCSERGQAYLRLDYSGHGSSGGRFEDGTISQWTRDAAAVIDARAPEEPLILVGSSMGGWIALLLARLWGEERVHGVLGIAAAPDFTEALIPQELTEEDRLALARDGVTYRPSDYGDPMPFTAALLEDGRNNLLLGQPLGYTNPVKLLQGMEDAEVPWRHALRIVETVESPAVSLTLVKDGDHRLSRPGDLALLWRSLNGLLRPEGA
- a CDS encoding fumarylacetoacetate hydrolase family protein, with product MQAATMQAAPMRATLPQDWREGHFALRLDTPEGPVAIALRRGRAYDMTPAFGTVSAWLNEADPLAAIEARGEPLALDPEAALAEGRFLAPVDLQAIKACGVTYVRSMLERVIEERCRGDASRAEAVRAEVRGIIGEDLAALVPGSEEAMRLKEALVAKGWWSQYLEVGIGPDAEVFTKCQPMAAVGPAAPIGVHPASAWSNPEPEAVLCVNARGEILGATLGNDVNLRDIEGRSALLLGRAKDNNAATALGPAVRLFDAGFTLEDVRRAEIALRIEGEDGFVLDESGQVGSISRDPADLVAQAANAHHQYPDGFVLFLGTPFSPSKDRSTPGGGFTHAGGDRVRIASGRLGALCNQVARTDECPPWRFGAGALFRSLAARGLPRTAS
- a CDS encoding glycosyltransferase family 4 protein, yielding MPAPPAILQVLPALHSGGVERGTVEIAQAIARAGYRALVASAGGAMAREVEAVGGRHITLPLDRKSPAALVANAGALARLIRAEGVRIVHARSRFPAWSAFWAARRTGARFVTTYHGVYSEDFPGKRLYNSVMVRGDRVIAISEHVAEVIRQRHGVGPDRLRLIPRGVDVSAFDPDTIPAERVAALRAAWGLPQGGVPDGRPLMMLPGRLSRWKGQGTFLQALSRLGGDGPTGILVGEGDYRAELERDAAALGLGDRLLLPGITRDMPAALMLADLAVHASTKPEPFGRTVIEAQAMRVPVIAADLGAPRETVEEGVTGWRVPPGDPEALAGAIRRALALPAEGRAAIGAAARAAVLARYTTAAMQAATLDVYRELL